A window from Vulcanimicrobium alpinum encodes these proteins:
- a CDS encoding ABC transporter ATP-binding protein gives MSVPALKIDGLIKRYGEFTAVDGISFEVEEGAFFGLLGPNGAGKTTTINAIVGLAKISGGSIALFGHDVQRDWRTARPLVGVAPQEYNFDRYLNIRDVLIYQAGYYGQRGAAVAKRADLLLERFDLTSKAKQPYTRLSGGMKRRLTLARALIHEPRLVILDEPTAGVDVELRLELWSLLRELNTKGTTIILTTHYLEEAEELCDRIGIIQSGKLVALETTRRLVGEGNLQDVFLELTRR, from the coding sequence TCGACGGACTGATCAAGCGCTACGGCGAGTTCACGGCAGTCGACGGCATCTCGTTCGAGGTCGAAGAGGGCGCGTTCTTCGGACTGCTCGGGCCGAACGGCGCGGGGAAGACGACGACGATCAACGCGATCGTCGGCTTGGCGAAGATCTCCGGCGGCTCGATCGCGCTCTTCGGCCACGACGTCCAGCGGGACTGGCGCACCGCTCGCCCACTCGTCGGCGTCGCGCCGCAGGAATACAACTTCGACCGCTATCTCAACATCCGCGACGTCCTGATCTATCAGGCCGGCTACTACGGTCAGCGCGGCGCGGCCGTCGCCAAGCGCGCCGATCTGCTGCTCGAACGCTTCGACCTGACCTCGAAGGCGAAACAGCCGTACACCCGCCTCTCGGGCGGGATGAAGCGGCGGCTGACGCTGGCGCGCGCGCTGATCCACGAGCCCCGGCTGGTGATCCTCGACGAACCCACGGCCGGCGTCGATGTCGAGCTTCGTCTCGAACTCTGGTCGCTGCTGCGCGAGCTGAACACCAAGGGAACGACGATCATCCTGACGACGCACTATCTCGAAGAGGCCGAGGAACTGTGCGACCGCATCGGGATCATCCAGTCGGGAAAACTCGTCGCGCTCGAGACGACGCGCCGGCTGGTCGGCGAAGGG